In Brevibacillus brevis NBRC 100599, a single genomic region encodes these proteins:
- a CDS encoding spore germination protein yields MAQIGCSLDDNVHYIKESLGYSNDIVIREVVLHNLEPVRAAVMYADGMVDSYLVQAVLIDSLLYKMRLKEWEGIREDEFVPFLKESILTVGDMGDLYDFPTLFTALLSGCVIILVDGCSQGIHIGLQGWKDRGVTEPSSQTVIRGPRESFTETLRTNITLLRRRISSEKLWIEINRIGEETKTEVAVVYMKGIVEEDVVEEVRNRLDRISIDGIMESGMIEELIQDEAYTPFPTISNSERPDVVAANLLEGRVAILVDGTPFVLTVPSLFVEFFHSAEDYYQRFDFSTLIRMLRFACFFIALLAPSLYIAITTFHQEMLPTQLLISLAAQREGVPFPAFIEAIMMEVAFEILREAGIRMPRAVGQAISIVGTLVIGQAAVEAGIVSAAMVIVVSITAISSFIFPASNMSITVRILRFPLMVLAASFGIYGIIVGMLALVLHLCSLRSFGVPYMESFAPFSLKEQRDTILRLPRWALDKRPESITKNNLRRQSKGIKPLPPQK; encoded by the coding sequence ATGGCTCAGATTGGTTGCAGCCTGGACGACAACGTTCACTATATAAAAGAATCGCTCGGATACAGCAATGACATAGTAATTCGAGAGGTAGTCCTACATAACCTAGAACCCGTTCGGGCAGCTGTCATGTATGCGGATGGCATGGTTGATTCGTATCTGGTACAAGCCGTCTTAATCGACAGTCTCTTATACAAAATGCGCTTGAAGGAATGGGAAGGGATACGCGAGGACGAGTTCGTTCCCTTTTTAAAAGAATCCATCTTGACCGTAGGGGATATGGGGGATTTATACGATTTTCCCACCTTGTTTACAGCATTGCTGTCTGGCTGTGTCATCATTCTCGTGGATGGCTGCTCGCAAGGTATTCATATTGGTTTGCAGGGGTGGAAGGATAGAGGAGTCACCGAGCCGTCATCACAAACTGTCATTCGTGGTCCACGGGAGAGCTTCACGGAGACACTTCGCACCAATATTACGCTGCTGCGGAGACGGATTTCCAGTGAAAAGCTATGGATTGAAATCAACAGAATCGGCGAGGAAACCAAGACAGAAGTCGCGGTTGTGTATATGAAAGGGATTGTAGAAGAAGATGTGGTAGAAGAAGTACGTAATAGACTGGATCGAATCAGCATCGATGGCATCATGGAAAGCGGAATGATTGAGGAGCTGATCCAGGACGAAGCCTACACACCTTTCCCCACCATTTCTAACTCGGAGCGCCCGGATGTAGTGGCCGCGAATCTATTAGAGGGACGCGTAGCGATTCTTGTAGATGGGACTCCTTTTGTTTTGACCGTGCCCTCTCTCTTTGTTGAGTTTTTCCATTCTGCGGAAGACTACTATCAGCGCTTTGATTTTAGTACGTTGATTCGCATGCTGCGCTTCGCCTGTTTTTTTATAGCGTTGCTGGCCCCCTCTCTCTATATCGCCATTACGACCTTCCACCAAGAGATGCTCCCGACACAGCTTCTGATCAGCTTGGCGGCACAGCGAGAAGGAGTGCCCTTTCCAGCCTTTATTGAGGCGATCATGATGGAAGTGGCTTTTGAGATATTGCGAGAGGCCGGAATCCGCATGCCGCGTGCAGTAGGTCAAGCCATTTCCATCGTGGGAACACTGGTCATCGGACAAGCGGCGGTGGAAGCCGGGATTGTTTCGGCAGCGATGGTTATTGTGGTCTCGATTACTGCGATCTCCAGCTTTATTTTCCCAGCGAGCAACATGTCGATTACCGTGAGGATTCTTCGTTTTCCCCTGATGGTGTTGGCTGCTTCTTTTGGTATATACGGAATTATTGTAGGGATGCTAGCCTTGGTGCTGCATTTATGCAGTCTGCGCTCGTTTGGCGTACCGTATATGGAATCGTTTGCTCCGTTTTCCTTGAAAGAGCAAAGAGACACGATCCTTCGCTTGCCTCGCTGGGCCTTGGACAAACGGCCTGAATCGATTACCAAAAACAATTTGCGACGCCAATCTAAAGGGATAAAGCCATTACCACCGCAAAAGTAA
- a CDS encoding ABC transporter permease yields MKIDVDQLFRKRFHAFSVEFIRYAQYMANGGLAFVGIFLMGLLAFYYRSIIAMIPAWFPLPYAMALVIAIVVVRSPLRTFLLEADLLFLTPHEVRLDRYFRKALIYNFAIQGMVVFIILLLLMPMYTGVVGAQGVQLWVYWCIPLLLKGWNIYSNWTFLRLPDQQKIGFYTLARFVFSYILLAWVLSEGQFLRLGNVPFGVLICAALLIWLHSRMLTYKKRHSLQWYRLLAIESGLRHRFYQFVNNFRDVPAMQHQVKSRSWLITLTKLLPYRQSTAGRHLFTKKFIRSGDFAGTYFRLLLLSAFVVLILPSPYAKIIAGLLFLFMTASQISSLWRHQQKRNGYSIFPIRDGQMRQAFSWLRMVLLGFQGVVLVLIGIL; encoded by the coding sequence GTGAAAATAGACGTTGATCAATTATTTCGCAAACGGTTCCATGCCTTTTCCGTAGAATTCATTCGGTATGCCCAGTACATGGCGAATGGTGGTTTAGCGTTTGTTGGGATCTTTTTGATGGGGTTGCTCGCCTTCTACTACCGCAGCATCATCGCGATGATTCCAGCCTGGTTCCCTCTGCCGTATGCGATGGCGCTCGTGATTGCAATTGTCGTGGTGAGAAGCCCCCTACGCACGTTTTTGCTGGAAGCGGATTTGCTTTTTTTGACTCCGCATGAAGTAAGACTGGATCGCTATTTCCGAAAGGCGCTCATTTACAATTTTGCCATTCAGGGCATGGTGGTGTTTATCATCCTGCTCCTGCTCATGCCTATGTATACAGGGGTCGTAGGCGCACAAGGCGTGCAGCTGTGGGTGTACTGGTGCATTCCCCTGCTCTTGAAGGGCTGGAATATTTACAGCAATTGGACGTTCTTACGTTTGCCAGATCAGCAGAAGATCGGATTCTATACACTCGCTCGATTTGTCTTTTCGTACATCCTCCTCGCCTGGGTATTGAGTGAAGGCCAATTCTTGCGCTTGGGTAATGTCCCATTTGGTGTTCTGATCTGCGCTGCGCTCTTGATCTGGCTCCATTCGCGAATGTTGACTTATAAGAAAAGACATTCTCTACAATGGTATCGCCTGCTGGCCATCGAAAGTGGCTTGCGTCACCGCTTTTATCAGTTCGTGAACAACTTCCGGGATGTCCCTGCCATGCAGCACCAAGTGAAGTCACGCTCGTGGCTCATTACCCTGACGAAGCTGCTGCCTTACCGTCAATCAACAGCAGGACGTCATTTGTTTACCAAAAAATTTATTCGCTCTGGTGACTTTGCGGGCACTTATTTCAGACTGCTCCTGTTGTCAGCCTTCGTCGTTCTCATATTGCCCAGCCCATATGCGAAAATCATTGCAGGTCTGCTCTTTCTCTTCATGACTGCCAGCCAGATCAGCAGTCTTTGGCGGCATCAGCAAAAACGCAACGGGTATTCGATCTTTCCGATTCGGGATGGGCAGATGAGACAGGCTTTTAGCTGGCTGCGTATGGTTCTTTTGGGTTTTCAGGGTGTAGTTCTTGTGCTCATTGGAATTTTGTAG
- a CDS encoding SurA N-terminal domain-containing protein: MKKFDISMLTVAILVTGLAVLGFYQSWAKGNDPVLVTAGDTSITQNQLYGEMKKTYGKQTIHELVAEALIKQEAKAQNVAVTQEDMNKEIDSMKKQVGSPEAFQNYLKSMGMTEAQLRDKLNVLMTRDKLLDKAFPVTEEQIKTYYDTNKAQLGSPAPEFDKVKDQIKMMLTDQNRSQNYGTWLNTLQDKHKVEWNDPSFDDPSVPGEEQIPAP, translated from the coding sequence GTGAAGAAGTTTGATATTTCCATGCTTACGGTTGCCATATTAGTAACGGGGTTAGCTGTTTTAGGTTTTTATCAATCATGGGCAAAAGGCAATGACCCTGTATTGGTAACAGCTGGCGATACCTCGATTACACAAAATCAGCTTTACGGTGAAATGAAGAAAACGTACGGAAAACAAACGATACATGAACTTGTTGCGGAAGCGTTAATCAAGCAGGAAGCCAAGGCGCAAAACGTCGCGGTGACGCAAGAAGATATGAATAAAGAGATTGATTCGATGAAAAAACAGGTAGGTTCACCTGAGGCATTCCAAAACTACTTGAAGAGTATGGGAATGACTGAGGCCCAACTGCGGGATAAGTTGAACGTGCTCATGACACGGGATAAGTTGTTGGATAAAGCATTCCCGGTTACCGAGGAGCAAATCAAAACCTACTATGATACAAATAAAGCACAGCTGGGTTCACCAGCACCTGAGTTTGATAAAGTCAAAGATCAGATCAAGATGATGCTGACTGACCAAAATCGCAGTCAGAACTACGGTACCTGGTTAAATACGCTTCAGGATAAACACAAAGTAGAATGGAACGACCCTTCCTTTGACGATCCATCAGTGCCAGGTGAAGAACAAATACCTGCTCCATAA
- a CDS encoding ABC transporter ATP-binding protein codes for MTTLLEVKGVTGGYSYNHAVIKDVSFHIREKEIVALIGLNGAGKSTTIKHILGLLEPIAGEISIAGKTFQSDPENYRLSYGYIPESPIYYEELTLWEHIELMAMSHGLDREVFYERARPLLKEFRMEEMKDRFPQQFSKGMRQKLMIMMALLVQPPLYIVDEPILGLDPLGIRSLLTWLNRCKEQGAGILMSTHILATAEKHCDRFIILHKGEIRAQGTLEELRRMTGLPDSSLDDIYLHIVEDDGQ; via the coding sequence ATGACAACCTTGTTGGAGGTAAAAGGGGTAACGGGTGGGTACTCTTACAACCACGCTGTAATTAAAGATGTCTCCTTTCACATACGCGAAAAAGAAATTGTGGCCCTAATCGGCCTGAATGGCGCAGGCAAAAGCACGACAATCAAGCATATTCTAGGACTCTTGGAACCCATCGCAGGTGAAATCAGCATTGCGGGGAAAACTTTTCAATCTGATCCAGAAAACTATCGCTTGTCTTACGGGTATATTCCTGAGTCCCCCATTTATTACGAAGAGCTTACGCTGTGGGAGCATATCGAGTTAATGGCCATGAGCCACGGGTTGGACCGGGAAGTTTTTTATGAACGAGCACGTCCTCTCTTAAAAGAATTCCGCATGGAGGAAATGAAAGACCGATTTCCTCAGCAGTTTTCCAAAGGGATGCGACAAAAGCTCATGATCATGATGGCGTTGCTCGTACAACCGCCTCTGTACATCGTAGATGAGCCGATCCTGGGTCTGGACCCGCTGGGGATTCGTTCTCTTCTCACGTGGTTGAACCGTTGCAAGGAGCAAGGGGCTGGCATTTTGATGTCCACACATATTTTGGCGACTGCCGAAAAGCATTGTGACCGATTCATCATTTTGCACAAAGGCGAGATCAGAGCCCAAGGAACGCTTGAGGAGCTTCGGCGTATGACAGGGCTCCCAGATAGCTCTTTGGACGACATATACTTACATATCGTAGAGGATGACGGCCAGTGA
- a CDS encoding Ger(x)C family spore germination protein, whose translation MKGIKVLLCIVLVIILAGCWDRKELNDLAIAVGIGIDKVQTGYQVSVQVVDPAEVAANKGKPGRAPVTLFTMNAPTIFEAVRKMTTISPRKIYMAHTRMLIFGEEVAREGIAPVIDFVSRDHEFRTDFYIAIARGTTARNILRVITPLEQIPSTEMFASLETSSKVWAPTAAVTMDQLITDFTSKGKEAVLTGVRLTGPAREGDKRNNVEQIDTPVLLQYTTLATFRGDKMINWLSEADSKAYSYITGKVKSTVGSMPCKGGGLLTLEVMHADAKIEATMKNGTPEVIVHIALENDIGEVQCKLDLTEEDTIKELEKEAEKSLEALATKAIANAKKNGVDIYGFGEAIHRQYPKVWKKIGSNWEKGFSKLPVHVKADVKIRRLGTINNAFEER comes from the coding sequence GTGAAAGGGATAAAAGTTCTTCTCTGCATCGTGCTCGTTATTATCCTAGCTGGTTGTTGGGATCGAAAAGAACTGAACGATTTAGCGATTGCGGTCGGGATTGGTATTGATAAAGTGCAAACAGGCTATCAGGTTTCGGTTCAAGTAGTCGACCCTGCAGAGGTCGCGGCCAACAAGGGGAAGCCTGGACGTGCACCTGTTACTCTCTTTACGATGAACGCTCCGACAATTTTTGAGGCTGTGCGCAAAATGACCACGATCTCTCCTCGGAAAATTTATATGGCCCACACGCGGATGCTCATATTTGGCGAGGAGGTCGCGAGGGAAGGGATCGCTCCTGTCATCGATTTTGTCTCGCGTGACCATGAGTTTCGGACTGACTTTTATATTGCCATCGCTAGAGGAACGACGGCACGCAACATCCTAAGAGTGATCACACCGCTTGAACAAATCCCTTCTACAGAAATGTTTGCTTCTTTAGAGACATCCTCCAAAGTATGGGCGCCTACCGCAGCAGTTACAATGGATCAATTGATTACTGACTTTACCAGCAAAGGGAAAGAAGCCGTTTTGACAGGCGTGCGACTAACCGGACCTGCAAGGGAGGGGGACAAACGAAATAACGTCGAGCAAATAGATACCCCCGTGCTTCTTCAATATACGACATTGGCTACTTTCCGGGGAGACAAGATGATCAACTGGCTGAGTGAAGCGGACAGCAAAGCCTATAGTTACATTACAGGCAAAGTAAAAAGCACGGTCGGAAGTATGCCTTGCAAGGGGGGAGGACTCTTGACGCTGGAAGTCATGCACGCCGACGCGAAAATCGAGGCTACCATGAAAAATGGCACGCCTGAAGTCATCGTTCACATCGCTTTGGAAAATGATATTGGCGAAGTGCAATGCAAGCTCGATCTGACAGAGGAGGATACGATCAAGGAGCTGGAAAAAGAGGCAGAAAAATCACTGGAAGCATTGGCGACAAAAGCCATTGCCAATGCCAAGAAAAATGGAGTAGACATATATGGATTCGGAGAAGCGATTCATCGGCAATACCCGAAGGTATGGAAGAAGATAGGGAGCAATTGGGAAAAGGGATTTTCCAAGCTGCCTGTACATGTCAAAGCTGATGTGAAAATCAGACGTTTAGGAACCATCAATAATGCCTTTGAAGAAAGGTGA